From Pontibacter actiniarum, a single genomic window includes:
- a CDS encoding PIG-L deacetylase family protein, translating into MLDFLKNKRIMVVVAHPDDELLGLGATMHKLINLCQVKTHVVILGEGITSRADQRDATLWEQELATHRQNIKSAQEAIGYHSVQAYDFPDNRFDSVALLDIIKVVEREKQQFKPDVIFTHHGGDVNVDHQRTFEAIITACRPMEHEQVSTIITFETPSGTEWRAPSDPRHFLPNLFFEVAKEDVEAKIKGMESYEFEKRPYPHPRSPEALTIQAQRWGVAVGAAYAEAFMLIRHIAKG; encoded by the coding sequence ATGCTGGATTTCTTAAAGAACAAGAGGATAATGGTGGTGGTGGCCCATCCGGACGACGAGTTGCTTGGACTGGGAGCCACCATGCATAAGCTGATAAACCTGTGTCAGGTTAAGACGCATGTGGTTATACTTGGCGAGGGCATTACTTCCAGGGCTGACCAACGCGACGCCACCTTATGGGAGCAAGAACTGGCCACACACAGGCAAAACATTAAGAGCGCTCAAGAGGCCATAGGCTACCACAGCGTGCAAGCGTATGACTTCCCGGACAACAGGTTTGACTCTGTTGCACTTTTAGATATCATAAAAGTTGTAGAGCGGGAAAAGCAACAGTTCAAGCCTGACGTGATTTTCACGCACCATGGCGGCGATGTGAACGTTGACCATCAGCGAACGTTTGAAGCGATCATAACAGCCTGTCGCCCTATGGAGCACGAGCAGGTTTCTACAATAATCACCTTCGAAACACCTTCCGGCACAGAATGGCGAGCGCCCTCAGACCCAAGGCATTTTCTACCTAACCTCTTTTTTGAAGTGGCTAAAGAAGATGTTGAGGCTAAGATAAAGGGAATGGAGAGCTATGAATTTGAAAAAAGGCCCTACCCCCACCCTCGCTCACCAGAAGCGTTAACCATACAGGCACAACGTTGGGGCGTAGCTGTAGGTGCAGCCTATGCAGAGGCCTTCATGCTGATCAGGCACATTGCCAAAGGCTAA
- the pseI gene encoding pseudaminic acid synthase, with translation MKHSIKIGNRTISSTSPCFIIAELSCNHQQDYDLAVQTVHAMKEAGADCVKLQTVQPGSITIQSDKKDFRIGGGTLWDGKTLFDLYSEVYTPWEWHEPLKKLTEDLGMVFFSSPFDPEAVDFLDSLEVPAYKIASFEITDIPLIKHVAAKGKPVIISTGIAREEDIDDAVAACKEAGNEQVILLKCTSAYPTPMEEVNLRGINTLRAKYDCVVGLSDHTEGSLIPVGAVALGAKVVEKHFILDRALGGPDAAFSMEPQEFKEMVDSIRNLETAMGTEQLVISERVAKNRQFARSLYVVQDVKKGDTFTKQNIRSIRPGHGMKPKYLPTIIGKTAATDIERGTPLSEDLIS, from the coding sequence ATGAAGCATAGTATTAAAATAGGAAACAGAACCATCAGCAGCACAAGTCCTTGCTTTATTATTGCGGAGCTATCATGCAACCACCAGCAAGACTATGACCTTGCTGTGCAGACAGTACACGCCATGAAGGAAGCAGGAGCCGACTGTGTGAAACTACAGACTGTGCAGCCAGGCTCCATCACCATCCAATCCGATAAGAAAGATTTTAGAATTGGAGGGGGTACGCTCTGGGACGGCAAAACCCTCTTTGATCTTTACTCAGAGGTTTACACTCCCTGGGAATGGCACGAGCCGCTAAAAAAACTTACCGAAGATCTGGGTATGGTGTTTTTCAGCTCTCCTTTCGACCCTGAAGCAGTTGACTTTTTGGATTCCCTGGAAGTACCTGCCTACAAGATAGCTTCCTTCGAAATTACCGACATCCCGCTTATCAAACATGTAGCTGCAAAAGGCAAACCTGTCATCATATCGACTGGTATAGCCCGCGAAGAAGATATAGACGATGCTGTTGCTGCCTGTAAGGAGGCCGGTAACGAGCAGGTCATTCTGCTTAAGTGCACTTCGGCTTATCCTACTCCTATGGAAGAAGTAAACCTGAGAGGGATCAACACCTTACGTGCTAAGTATGATTGTGTGGTTGGTCTGTCAGACCATACCGAAGGAAGCCTTATACCTGTAGGCGCCGTAGCGCTTGGGGCTAAAGTGGTAGAGAAACACTTTATACTTGACAGGGCCCTTGGCGGCCCGGATGCTGCTTTCTCTATGGAGCCTCAGGAGTTCAAAGAAATGGTTGACAGCATCCGCAACCTGGAGACAGCCATGGGTACAGAACAGCTTGTGATCTCAGAACGTGTAGCGAAAAACAGGCAGTTTGCCAGGTCCTTGTATGTCGTGCAGGATGTTAAAAAAGGAGATACCTTTACAAAACAAAATATTCGCTCTATCAGGCCCGGGCACGGCATGAAGCCAAAGTACCTGCCTACCATTATAGGCAAGACCGCCGCAACCGACATAGAGAGAGGCACTCCCCTTTCTGAAGACTTGATTTCATAA
- a CDS encoding AMP-binding protein: MMNTLSYSHGVSTTPLRGETIGQSLRNTVEKHGAREALVMVTQNYRATYQELWEQVEQVAKSLLAYGIQKGDRVGIWSPNRYEWVLVQFATARVGAILVNINPAYKTQDLQYALRQSQIKLLIAAPNFRHTNYVEMLDQVRPHCEYPEQTVILERDWEAFLRAGHSIRTADLEEREQTLQFDDPINIQYTSGTTGFPKGATLSHHNILNNGFFIGQILRYTEQDKVCIPVPFYHCFGMVIGNLACITHGACMVITGESFDPEVVMQTVQDEKCTSLYGVPTMFIAELDHPGFHKYDFSTLRTGVMAGSNCPIDTMKKVQQKMNMREVTVCYGMTETSPVSLQSRTDDPLEKRVATVGTVHPHLEVKIVDPETDQVVPRGQRGELCTRGYSVMLGYWDMPEATARAIRNGWMHTGDLAVMDEEGYVQIVGRIKDLIIRGGENIAPREIEEFLMTHRAIVDVQVIGVPDAKYGEEVMAWVKLRDGHSPLPEEIREYCKGKIATFKIPKYWKFVDEFPMTVTGKVRQIEMREISAKELGL, from the coding sequence ATGATGAATACGCTTTCCTATAGCCACGGCGTCAGCACCACGCCTCTCCGTGGCGAAACCATTGGCCAGAGCCTGCGAAACACAGTTGAAAAGCACGGAGCCCGTGAAGCGCTCGTGATGGTGACGCAAAACTACCGCGCCACTTACCAGGAGCTTTGGGAGCAGGTAGAGCAGGTGGCGAAAAGCCTCCTCGCCTACGGCATCCAGAAGGGCGACCGTGTCGGCATCTGGTCCCCGAACCGCTATGAGTGGGTGCTGGTCCAGTTCGCCACCGCCCGTGTGGGCGCCATCCTCGTGAACATCAACCCGGCCTACAAAACACAGGACCTGCAGTACGCCCTGCGCCAGAGCCAGATAAAGCTGCTTATTGCCGCCCCCAACTTCCGCCACACCAATTATGTGGAGATGCTGGACCAGGTGCGCCCGCACTGCGAGTACCCGGAGCAGACGGTTATCCTGGAGCGCGACTGGGAGGCTTTTCTCCGTGCAGGCCACAGCATTAGAACCGCAGATCTGGAAGAGCGGGAGCAAACGCTGCAGTTCGACGACCCGATCAACATCCAATACACCTCCGGCACTACCGGCTTTCCGAAGGGCGCCACGCTCTCGCACCACAACATCCTGAACAACGGCTTTTTTATCGGGCAAATCCTGAGGTACACCGAACAGGACAAGGTATGCATCCCGGTGCCTTTTTACCATTGCTTCGGCATGGTGATCGGCAATTTAGCCTGTATCACACACGGCGCCTGCATGGTGATAACCGGCGAGAGCTTCGACCCTGAGGTTGTGATGCAAACCGTGCAGGATGAAAAATGCACCTCCCTGTATGGCGTGCCCACCATGTTCATTGCGGAGCTGGACCACCCGGGCTTCCACAAGTATGATTTCTCCACACTGCGCACCGGCGTGATGGCCGGATCGAACTGCCCGATAGATACCATGAAAAAAGTGCAGCAGAAAATGAACATGCGCGAGGTGACGGTGTGCTACGGCATGACCGAAACGAGCCCTGTATCGCTCCAAAGCCGCACAGACGACCCGCTGGAGAAACGTGTCGCTACCGTCGGCACCGTGCACCCGCACCTCGAGGTAAAAATCGTAGACCCGGAAACGGACCAAGTAGTGCCGCGTGGGCAGCGCGGAGAACTCTGCACCCGTGGCTACTCCGTCATGCTGGGTTACTGGGACATGCCCGAGGCCACTGCCCGTGCCATTCGCAACGGCTGGATGCACACCGGCGATCTGGCGGTAATGGATGAAGAGGGCTACGTGCAGATTGTGGGCCGCATAAAGGACCTGATCATCAGGGGAGGCGAAAACATAGCGCCGCGCGAGATAGAAGAGTTTTTGATGACGCACAGGGCCATCGTAGATGTACAGGTAATTGGAGTGCCGGATGCCAAGTATGGCGAAGAAGTAATGGCCTGGGTTAAGCTGCGGGACGGGCACAGTCCTTTACCGGAAGAAATCCGTGAGTATTGCAAAGGCAAAATTGCCACCTTCAAGATCCCGAAATACTGGAAATTTGTGGATGAGTTCCCTATGACTGTTACTGGTAAGGTCAGGCAGATAGAAATGCGGGAGATCTCGGCCAAGGAGCTGGGGCTGTAG
- the pseC gene encoding UDP-4-amino-4,6-dideoxy-N-acetyl-beta-L-altrosamine transaminase produces the protein MTQNSELKTNKPIPYGRQNITEDDIAAVVETLQSDYLTQGPKVAEFENAFAKYVGAKYAVAVSNGTAALHLCTMALGVNEESRVITTPITFVASANCVRYCGGTVEFADIDLNTALLSVEKVRELIESKPKGYYSGIIPVDFAGNPVNLEEFRKLADAHGLWIIEDAAHSPGGYFIDSKGQKQLCGNGQFADLAIFSFHPVKHIATGEGGMVTTNDEALYKKLLLYRTHGITRDPELLEENHGGWYMEMQELGYNYRIPDMLCALGISQLQRADAGMARRRGIAKVYDKAFAEVAGIETLQTTPAALHDDETGHAYHLYVIKVQDRKGLYDFLRGHNIFAQVHYIPAHTMPYYRNLGYQKGDFPAAEQYYSECLSLPMYPTLTHEEQEFVIEKVKEFVQK, from the coding sequence GTGACTCAGAATTCAGAACTCAAAACTAACAAACCGATCCCCTACGGTCGCCAGAACATCACCGAAGATGATATTGCGGCTGTGGTAGAAACGCTGCAGTCAGACTATCTGACGCAGGGACCCAAGGTGGCAGAGTTTGAAAATGCCTTTGCAAAGTATGTTGGAGCAAAGTATGCAGTTGCTGTAAGCAACGGAACGGCTGCCTTGCACCTTTGTACGATGGCACTGGGTGTGAATGAGGAGTCGCGGGTAATAACTACTCCTATTACTTTTGTAGCCTCTGCTAACTGCGTGCGCTACTGTGGTGGTACTGTAGAGTTTGCTGACATAGATCTAAACACCGCCTTGCTTAGTGTGGAGAAGGTGCGGGAGTTGATTGAGAGCAAACCAAAAGGGTACTACAGCGGCATCATTCCAGTAGATTTTGCCGGCAACCCGGTTAACCTGGAGGAGTTCAGAAAGTTGGCTGATGCGCACGGGCTTTGGATTATAGAGGATGCTGCGCACTCTCCCGGCGGCTACTTCATCGACAGCAAAGGCCAAAAGCAGCTTTGCGGCAACGGCCAGTTCGCAGATCTTGCCATCTTCTCTTTCCATCCTGTTAAACACATCGCTACTGGCGAGGGCGGCATGGTGACGACGAATGACGAAGCGCTGTACAAAAAGCTTCTGCTCTACCGCACCCATGGCATCACGCGCGATCCGGAGCTATTGGAAGAGAACCACGGAGGCTGGTACATGGAGATGCAGGAACTGGGCTATAACTACCGCATTCCGGACATGCTTTGCGCGCTGGGTATTTCTCAACTGCAGCGTGCGGATGCTGGGATGGCCAGAAGAAGAGGCATTGCCAAAGTGTATGATAAAGCTTTCGCCGAAGTGGCAGGCATAGAGACCTTGCAGACAACTCCTGCCGCGCTACATGATGACGAAACTGGCCATGCCTATCACCTCTACGTGATCAAGGTGCAAGACCGCAAAGGCCTGTACGACTTCCTGCGTGGGCACAACATCTTTGCACAGGTGCACTACATTCCGGCACACACCATGCCTTATTATCGTAATCTCGGCTACCAGAAAGGAGACTTTCCTGCAGCCGAGCAGTATTACAGCGAGTGCTTGAGCCTGCCCATGTACCCTACCCTGACTCATGAAGAGCAAGAGTTTGTAATTGAAAAGGTGAAGGAGTTTGTGCAGAAGTGA
- the pseF gene encoding pseudaminic acid cytidylyltransferase: MSSIAIIPARGGSKRIPRKNIKSFLGEPIITYSIKAALMSGLFDEVMVSTDDEEIAQVARDSGATVPFLRSAAASDDFASTAQVLEEVLTSYKNQGRTFDQGCCIYPTAPFVTAQLLDLAHARLSEGDFDTVFPVLRYSYPIWRSLKVEEGKALMNWPEHLQSRSQDLPHAFHDAGQFYWFRVESFLKKRVLFTDNSGVVELSELEAQDIDSETDWKLAELKYKLLYNLD, from the coding sequence GTGAGCAGCATAGCCATCATACCAGCTCGCGGGGGTAGCAAGCGCATCCCCAGAAAAAACATCAAAAGCTTTCTGGGCGAACCTATTATCACCTATTCTATCAAGGCAGCACTTATGTCAGGCCTTTTTGATGAGGTGATGGTCTCTACAGATGATGAGGAAATTGCCCAAGTGGCTAGAGACAGTGGGGCAACTGTCCCATTCTTGCGTAGCGCTGCCGCCTCCGACGACTTTGCATCGACGGCCCAAGTGCTTGAGGAGGTGTTAACAAGCTATAAAAACCAAGGCAGAACTTTTGATCAGGGCTGCTGCATCTACCCTACCGCTCCCTTTGTTACTGCTCAGCTGTTGGACTTGGCGCACGCCAGGCTCAGTGAGGGAGACTTCGACACGGTATTTCCGGTGCTGCGCTACAGCTATCCGATCTGGCGCAGTCTAAAAGTAGAAGAAGGAAAAGCGCTGATGAATTGGCCAGAGCACCTGCAGAGCCGCTCTCAGGACCTGCCGCATGCTTTTCACGATGCAGGCCAGTTTTATTGGTTCAGGGTGGAGAGTTTTCTAAAGAAGCGTGTTCTGTTTACCGACAACTCTGGTGTAGTAGAGCTCTCGGAGCTGGAGGCGCAGGACATCGACAGCGAAACGGATTGGAAACTGGCTGAGCTAAAGTATAAACTGCTATATAACCTTGACTGA
- the pseB gene encoding UDP-N-acetylglucosamine 4,6-dehydratase (inverting), producing the protein MALDLNNKAILVTGGTGSFGKKFVEMVYERFPNVKRLVIYSRDELKQFEMSQVFPHSKYNSVRYFIGDVRDGERFKRACEGIDIIVHAAALKQVPAAEYNPMECIKTNVLGAENVINAALDCGVKDVVALSTDKAAAPINLYGATKLCSDKLFVAANNMRGKRDIRFSVVRYGNVIGSRGSVVPFFMKKRADGVLPITHPDMTRFNISLEEGVELVFHALENHWGGEIFVPKIPSYRITDVAEAIGPKCEQEIVGIRPGEKLHEEMITETDSLNTVELEKNYVILPSTPTWNTDEFLKAHNGRMVEMGFKYNSGTNTDWLSVEQLREQIRQHVDPSFTV; encoded by the coding sequence ATGGCATTAGACCTTAACAACAAGGCTATACTGGTTACGGGCGGCACAGGCTCTTTTGGGAAAAAGTTTGTGGAGATGGTATACGAGCGGTTCCCAAATGTGAAGCGCCTGGTTATCTACTCCCGCGATGAGCTGAAGCAGTTTGAGATGTCGCAGGTTTTCCCGCACAGCAAGTATAACTCTGTCAGATATTTTATTGGTGATGTACGTGATGGAGAGCGCTTTAAACGTGCCTGCGAAGGCATTGATATTATAGTGCATGCTGCAGCGCTGAAGCAGGTGCCTGCAGCAGAGTACAACCCCATGGAGTGTATCAAGACTAACGTACTAGGAGCTGAGAATGTGATTAATGCTGCGTTGGACTGTGGTGTGAAGGATGTGGTGGCGCTTTCTACCGACAAGGCCGCTGCCCCTATCAACCTTTATGGTGCCACTAAACTATGCTCTGATAAATTGTTTGTAGCGGCCAACAACATGCGTGGCAAGCGTGACATCAGGTTTTCAGTGGTGCGCTACGGTAACGTGATCGGCTCCAGAGGCTCTGTGGTACCATTCTTTATGAAGAAGCGTGCCGATGGCGTTCTGCCTATCACACACCCTGACATGACTCGTTTTAACATCTCTTTAGAGGAAGGTGTAGAACTGGTGTTTCATGCGCTGGAGAACCATTGGGGCGGTGAGATTTTTGTGCCGAAGATCCCGTCTTACCGCATCACAGATGTAGCCGAAGCTATTGGCCCAAAGTGTGAGCAAGAGATTGTAGGTATTCGCCCGGGCGAAAAACTGCACGAGGAGATGATTACCGAAACTGACTCACTAAATACAGTGGAGCTGGAGAAAAACTATGTTATACTTCCATCTACCCCAACCTGGAACACAGATGAGTTTCTGAAGGCACACAATGGCCGTATGGTAGAAATGGGCTTTAAGTATAACTCCGGCACCAATACCGATTGGCTATCTGTGGAGCAGCTGCGCGAGCAGATTCGGCAGCACGTTGACCCTAGTTTTACTGTTTAG
- the pseG gene encoding UDP-2,4-diacetamido-2,4,6-trideoxy-beta-L-altropyranose hydrolase translates to MTDTGIKRKPRIIFRADGGASIGLGHVVRTLALAQMLSSDFECIFAIQQPSKELQQQISEVCDGLISLPACTPEEERFVHELDAYISEEEIVVLDGYSFGTAYQKSIKAKGATLVCIDDIHHYPFVADAVINHGTLDPAPYQVAYFTKLLLGLKYALLRPPFLAKDNKVKTGKGIFLCFGGSDPQNLTQRYLSFIIDAGIKAPVQVVVGSAYTYFDELQAYVRQQRKDIKITLHQNVSAQELAQVIGSCKIAVVPGSSIALECAGLGLHLVCGYYVDNQKGILKMLTDAGVAVNLGNLQEASSDMFSEALLQAQQQGKEVTGQLFAGNSPAHNLLKEFKKLSTAAQLQIREAQEADVELYFNWANDPETRANAINQDPILYNSHVQWYNGKIKSAQSYLYLLSLQDAPVGQVRFDAEGDAFLIDYSVAPEHRGLGLGRSGLIKAIEQLKKAESAAPLLLKALVKDTNVASKAVFESLHFKRTGHESINQEDYTQYELRIA, encoded by the coding sequence TTGACTGACACAGGAATTAAACGAAAGCCACGCATCATCTTCAGAGCTGACGGAGGCGCCAGTATAGGACTTGGGCACGTAGTGCGTACTCTCGCACTTGCCCAAATGTTATCAAGCGACTTCGAGTGTATCTTTGCTATACAGCAGCCCAGCAAAGAACTGCAGCAGCAGATAAGTGAAGTATGTGACGGACTCATCAGTCTTCCGGCATGTACCCCAGAGGAAGAGCGCTTTGTGCATGAGCTCGATGCTTATATATCTGAAGAGGAAATCGTAGTATTAGACGGCTACAGCTTTGGCACTGCATATCAGAAAAGTATCAAGGCTAAAGGAGCCACACTGGTATGTATAGATGACATACATCACTACCCATTTGTGGCAGATGCAGTCATCAACCACGGTACTTTAGACCCTGCTCCCTACCAGGTAGCTTATTTTACGAAGCTTCTACTCGGGCTTAAGTATGCGCTGCTTCGTCCGCCCTTTTTGGCTAAGGACAATAAAGTTAAAACTGGCAAGGGTATATTTCTTTGTTTTGGAGGCTCAGATCCTCAAAATTTAACGCAGCGCTACCTCTCCTTCATTATAGATGCTGGAATAAAAGCTCCGGTACAAGTGGTTGTTGGCAGCGCCTATACTTACTTCGACGAGCTGCAGGCCTATGTGAGGCAGCAAAGAAAAGATATAAAAATCACCCTTCACCAGAACGTGTCAGCCCAGGAGTTGGCACAGGTGATTGGCTCATGTAAAATAGCTGTAGTGCCCGGAAGCAGTATAGCTTTAGAGTGTGCAGGTTTAGGGCTTCACCTCGTTTGCGGGTACTATGTAGACAACCAGAAAGGAATCCTAAAGATGCTGACAGATGCTGGTGTCGCTGTGAATCTTGGAAACCTACAGGAAGCTAGCAGTGACATGTTTTCAGAAGCGCTTCTTCAGGCTCAGCAGCAAGGGAAGGAAGTTACTGGGCAACTTTTTGCAGGCAACAGTCCTGCCCATAACCTCCTAAAGGAATTTAAAAAACTCAGTACAGCTGCCCAGCTGCAAATAAGAGAGGCACAAGAAGCTGATGTTGAGCTATACTTTAACTGGGCTAACGACCCCGAGACAAGGGCAAACGCTATTAACCAGGACCCTATACTTTACAACAGCCATGTGCAGTGGTACAATGGCAAAATCAAATCAGCACAAAGTTACCTGTACCTGCTTAGCCTGCAGGATGCACCAGTAGGTCAGGTAAGGTTTGATGCCGAGGGAGATGCCTTTTTAATCGACTATTCAGTTGCTCCAGAGCATCGCGGGCTTGGGCTGGGCAGGTCGGGATTAATCAAGGCTATCGAGCAATTAAAGAAAGCTGAAAGTGCGGCTCCACTACTGCTGAAGGCATTGGTAAAAGACACCAACGTGGCTTCCAAAGCTGTTTTTGAAAGTTTGCATTTCAAGCGGACTGGCCATGAAAGTATAAATCAAGAGGATTATACGCAGTACGAATTAAGGATTGCCTAA